The following are encoded together in the Candidatus Bipolaricaulota bacterium genome:
- a CDS encoding mechanosensitive ion channel family protein, which produces MNYQILGNEVWRFGAVFLLLVLAFGIYQGSRRVLRRFSLREEGEEKTRIRRKAWILFLQQLLRGIIPLLVVWGAFRLFILPPPIEVAIDRLFLALITIFILYLLTKAVDLGTTILTTRAARTESTLDDQLVPLLGKSLKWFIWIIGALLFLQNVLNYNISSLLAGLGIGGLAVAFAAQDTVANVFGAIMIFLDRPFKVGDAVSLEGFEGSVESIGLRSTRIRTWDGTLVTIPNRTIAATNINNLAARPMRRTNFTIGLVYDTSTEKLEEALSILRDVLGSHPSTGQYRAYFNRFGDFSLNILVQHWCKVMDYDAYLKALEEINLEIKRRFEAAGIEFAFPTQTIELKRQPSVSPEEVVRGDPNPHYEGADDGAANGE; this is translated from the coding sequence TTGAACTATCAGATTCTAGGGAATGAGGTGTGGCGGTTCGGGGCGGTCTTCCTTCTCCTTGTGCTCGCATTCGGGATCTACCAAGGATCGCGTCGGGTCCTCAGGCGATTCAGTCTCCGGGAGGAGGGGGAGGAGAAGACCCGCATCCGGAGGAAGGCATGGATCCTGTTTCTGCAGCAGCTCCTGCGCGGAATCATCCCGCTCCTCGTGGTGTGGGGCGCGTTCCGGCTGTTCATCCTGCCCCCTCCCATCGAGGTGGCGATCGACCGGCTGTTCCTCGCCCTGATCACGATCTTTATCCTCTACCTCCTCACCAAAGCGGTCGACCTGGGGACGACGATCCTTACCACGCGGGCGGCGCGGACGGAATCGACCCTCGATGATCAGCTCGTCCCGCTGTTAGGGAAGAGCCTGAAGTGGTTCATCTGGATCATCGGCGCGCTTCTGTTCCTGCAAAACGTCCTCAACTACAACATCTCGAGCCTGTTGGCTGGGCTCGGGATCGGCGGGTTGGCGGTTGCATTCGCGGCACAGGATACAGTTGCCAACGTCTTCGGTGCGATCATGATCTTCCTCGATCGGCCGTTTAAGGTGGGGGATGCGGTCAGCCTGGAGGGGTTTGAGGGGTCGGTTGAGTCGATCGGGTTGCGCTCGACGCGGATCCGGACGTGGGACGGGACTCTGGTGACGATCCCGAACAGGACCATCGCCGCGACGAACATCAACAACCTCGCGGCCCGCCCGATGCGGCGAACCAACTTCACGATCGGACTGGTGTACGACACCTCGACTGAGAAGTTGGAGGAGGCGCTCTCGATCCTGCGCGATGTCCTGGGAAGCCACCCGTCGACCGGGCAGTATCGCGCTTATTTCAACCGGTTCGGCGATTTCTCCCTCAACATTCTGGTGCAGCACTGGTGCAAGGTGATGGATTACGATGCTTATCTAAAAGCGCTCGAGGAGATAAACCTGGAGATCAAGCGCCGGTTTGAGGCGGCCGGGATCGAGTTCGCCTTCCCCACCCAGACGATCGAGCTGAAGCGACAACCGTCTGTGTCACCGGAAGAGGTAGTAAGAGGCGATCCCAATCCCCATTACGAGGGTGCCGACGATGGCGCAGCGAATGGGGAATGA
- a CDS encoding TrkH family potassium uptake protein, giving the protein MRKLAAVLHYLGVVLIAFAFLQALPLVVSAIYSETVEFPFRIYVIPAAISIGIGLGLVTAFRPRPLEPGTGMAVAAIGWFGLSLIGAVPYWLALKITFLDALFETTSGFTTTGMTLFTGIDGLPHSILFWRALTQWIGGLGIFTLFLFIARGSGTPVLYLAESHKAATKRFSPGLFSSLRILWGIYAGLTLLCGLLLWAEGMDPFDAAVHALTTVSTGGFSTHDASIAYFASYPHYAAIEGTIILFMFLGGTSFIVHWNLLRRRWDGIVHNSELKLWLGVLIAATLAVAFLGTGAGAIGSRLRIALFQVVSIATSTGFSTVDINSPTFTPLAHQIFLLLMLIGGCVGSTSGGMKVRRIGIIGRIVRQYLQRASRPAHAVVAITYDGEIVPREELNRTVVIAFSWLGVIAVGALVTGAFTSLPAFSVISGMVSAVGNMGPSFIPRQGFTGISPVIKVFYILGMVAGRLEILPILLIFSRRVWR; this is encoded by the coding sequence ATGCGCAAGCTTGCCGCCGTGCTTCACTATCTCGGGGTCGTTCTCATCGCGTTTGCGTTCCTGCAGGCGCTTCCGCTTGTCGTAAGCGCGATCTACTCGGAGACGGTCGAGTTCCCGTTCCGCATCTACGTGATTCCGGCAGCGATCAGCATCGGAATCGGTCTCGGACTCGTCACCGCTTTCCGTCCTCGCCCGCTGGAACCCGGAACCGGGATGGCGGTCGCCGCCATCGGCTGGTTCGGGCTCTCCTTGATCGGAGCGGTTCCGTACTGGCTGGCGCTCAAGATCACCTTCCTTGATGCGTTATTCGAGACAACAAGTGGATTCACCACCACGGGGATGACGCTCTTCACCGGGATCGACGGTCTGCCGCATTCGATCCTGTTCTGGCGAGCTCTTACTCAGTGGATCGGAGGGTTGGGGATCTTCACCCTGTTCCTCTTCATCGCCCGCGGGAGCGGTACTCCAGTCCTCTATCTTGCGGAATCGCACAAGGCGGCGACGAAGCGGTTTTCGCCCGGGTTGTTCAGCTCGCTCCGTATCTTGTGGGGGATCTACGCCGGCCTTACCCTGCTGTGCGGTCTGCTCCTGTGGGCGGAAGGGATGGACCCGTTCGATGCTGCCGTCCACGCTCTCACCACCGTCTCCACCGGCGGCTTCTCCACCCACGACGCGAGCATCGCTTATTTCGCTTCCTATCCTCACTACGCCGCGATCGAGGGGACGATCATCCTGTTCATGTTCCTCGGTGGGACGAGCTTCATCGTGCACTGGAACCTCCTGCGGCGCCGGTGGGATGGGATCGTTCACAACTCCGAGCTGAAGCTGTGGCTCGGAGTGCTGATCGCGGCGACTCTGGCCGTTGCGTTCCTCGGGACCGGGGCGGGAGCGATCGGTTCTCGGCTGCGGATCGCGCTGTTCCAGGTCGTTTCCATTGCCACCTCCACCGGATTCTCCACAGTGGATATCAACTCGCCGACATTCACCCCGCTCGCCCATCAGATCTTCCTCCTGTTGATGCTGATCGGGGGATGCGTCGGGTCGACCTCCGGGGGGATGAAGGTGCGCCGGATCGGGATCATCGGGCGGATCGTGCGCCAGTACTTGCAGCGGGCGAGCCGACCGGCGCACGCGGTGGTCGCCATTACCTACGACGGGGAGATCGTCCCGCGGGAGGAGCTGAACCGAACCGTGGTGATCGCTTTCTCCTGGCTCGGAGTCATCGCCGTCGGAGCGCTCGTCACCGGTGCGTTCACCTCCCTCCCGGCCTTTTCCGTCATCTCGGGAATGGTCTCGGCGGTGGGGAACATGGGGCCGTCGTTCATCCCGAGGCAGGGGTTCACAGGAATTTCGCCGGTGATTAAGGTATTCTATATCCTGGGGATGGTCGCCGGGCGGTTGGAGATCCTCCCGATCCTGTTGATCTTCTCCCGGAGAGTGTGGAGATGA
- a CDS encoding TrkA family potassium uptake protein, with the protein MRVVVAGAGTTGRRLVARLVADRHDVTVIDLSHEVCELISAKLGATAVRGSATDIAILEEAELAQADVAVALMGDSAANLAFSLLARGMGVPRIVARMPNPQYRTAYEQAGVTGIIDLAGLFIDAVILEIEHPQVQQVGVFADGQGIVIALYASKPNRGLGKTAAQIHSDKRFPRGCLIAGIVRNGEVIIPPGPTAISPGDEIILSARTDTVAAAVEYFGGKLSPFHRRKSIPNQAELEAMIEADKPKESD; encoded by the coding sequence ATGCGCGTTGTCGTGGCAGGAGCGGGGACTACGGGACGGAGGCTGGTGGCACGGCTCGTCGCTGACCGGCATGACGTAACAGTGATCGACCTATCACACGAGGTGTGCGAGCTGATAAGTGCCAAGCTCGGGGCAACGGCGGTGCGGGGGAGCGCCACCGATATCGCCATCCTGGAGGAGGCGGAGCTCGCCCAGGCCGACGTTGCGGTCGCACTGATGGGGGACAGTGCCGCCAACCTGGCGTTCTCTCTCCTCGCCCGCGGGATGGGGGTGCCGCGGATCGTCGCCCGTATGCCGAACCCACAATACCGAACCGCCTATGAGCAGGCCGGGGTGACTGGGATCATCGATCTCGCCGGACTGTTCATCGACGCCGTCATCCTTGAGATCGAGCATCCACAGGTGCAGCAGGTCGGGGTATTCGCCGATGGACAGGGGATCGTGATCGCGCTCTACGCCTCGAAGCCAAACCGCGGCCTGGGGAAGACCGCCGCCCAGATCCACTCCGATAAGCGCTTCCCCCGCGGTTGCCTGATCGCCGGGATCGTGCGGAACGGGGAGGTCATCATCCCGCCCGGGCCGACCGCGATCTCTCCCGGAGACGAGATCATCCTCTCCGCCCGGACCGACACCGTCGCGGCGGCGGTCGAGTACTTCGGGGGAAAGCTCAGCCCGTTCCACCGGCGGAAATCCATCCCCAACCAAGCTGAACTTGAGGCGATGATCGAGGCGGATAAGCCCAAAGAATCGGACTAA